Proteins co-encoded in one Halococcus salsus genomic window:
- a CDS encoding aminotransferase class I/II-fold pyridoxal phosphate-dependent enzyme — protein sequence MELPPFELERWLDEYESDADLMLAESGVRSLPADRFDLNVGELGYVIPTDGSPEFRAKIAERYSRSPEEVVLTCGTQEADYLTFMSLLSEDDHSVVISPTYQSLKSVPAAIGDVTSVPSEPPNWELPVDAVAEAIQPETQLVVLTNPSNPTGKYLDPETMDALYDLVAENDAYLLVDEIYRMLADDPHPPAASLGPRAISTAGVSKSYGLAGARLGWVVADTDVANTVRKWKDYTTISPPLIGHHIAQQALGEQESEILEANRAHAKANRERVAEFADRYDLDWFEPTGVNGFLTVPDGFDNGKEFCRTLFEEESVVLAPGDVFGYPNRFRIGFGLHTDELKEGLERVGRHIEQYI from the coding sequence GGTGTCCGGAGTCTTCCTGCTGACCGCTTCGATCTCAATGTAGGAGAGCTCGGTTACGTTATTCCGACTGACGGCTCACCAGAGTTCCGGGCGAAGATCGCCGAGCGTTACAGTCGTAGTCCGGAAGAGGTCGTTCTCACGTGTGGGACACAGGAGGCGGACTATCTCACGTTCATGTCACTCCTGAGCGAGGACGACCACAGCGTCGTTATCTCACCGACGTATCAGTCTCTCAAGAGCGTACCCGCTGCAATCGGGGATGTGACCTCCGTCCCTTCTGAGCCTCCAAACTGGGAACTCCCGGTCGATGCCGTAGCGGAGGCGATACAGCCGGAGACGCAACTTGTGGTCCTCACGAACCCAAGTAATCCGACGGGGAAGTACCTTGATCCGGAGACGATGGACGCACTCTATGACCTCGTGGCAGAGAACGATGCCTATCTCCTCGTCGACGAGATCTACCGGATGCTGGCCGACGACCCACACCCACCAGCAGCATCCCTCGGCCCACGAGCCATCTCGACCGCTGGCGTGTCGAAGTCGTACGGTCTTGCGGGTGCACGTCTCGGCTGGGTCGTGGCGGATACGGATGTCGCGAATACGGTTCGGAAATGGAAGGACTACACGACGATTTCACCGCCACTCATAGGTCACCACATCGCACAGCAAGCACTCGGCGAGCAAGAATCCGAGATTCTGGAGGCGAATCGCGCTCACGCGAAGGCAAACCGCGAGCGTGTCGCCGAGTTCGCTGACCGCTACGATCTCGACTGGTTCGAGCCGACGGGCGTCAACGGCTTCCTAACCGTTCCTGACGGGTTCGATAACGGGAAAGAGTTCTGCCGCACGCTGTTTGAGGAAGAAAGCGTGGTCCTTGCACCTGGTGATGTCTTCGGGTATCCGAATCGCTTCCGCATCGGATTCGGCCTCCACACGGACGAGCTCAAAGAAGGTCTTGAGCGAGTTGGTCGACACATCGAACAGTACATCTGA